In Rhipicephalus microplus isolate Deutch F79 chromosome 9, USDA_Rmic, whole genome shotgun sequence, one genomic interval encodes:
- the LOC119163464 gene encoding uncharacterized protein LOC119163464 isoform X2 → MLSEPRRTQQQQQQRSSHEDSHQSSSNGRRQPNGTVLSNGHLHQTAWQNSYNRPPSRHNQQHSHHHHQQPQHVHQHQAQQRRPSSPSDETSSSSDDREEMARSLVRRPGPGHANKHWAPGAAHDFRGTLRSTRSVPALALATWDGEPCPVHGHGPAAFYPPAHGHPPPPATPQQGMHPPPPMSAQATMRRFGSMFDVRPGFYPLTAMDRKSMHGSMSVLNVPPPPPPVLPPVGGPPLPPMGPPPFLPPPHLMPPMMRPRPYVYPAEPLPTRDPYRSKTPVLQAPKMEQDYYSVDQVCCKGHLIVLWIILAVVTIGVILGIILGVTVT, encoded by the exons ATGTTGTCAGAGCCGCGGcgcacgcagcagcagcagcagcagcgctcCTCCCACGAGGACAGTCACCAGTCCTCGTCTAATGGACGCCGCCAGCCCAACGGAACAGTGCTGAGCAACGGACACCTCCACCAGACTGCTTGGCAGAACAGCTACAACAGGCCGCCCAG CCGGCATAACCAGCAGCACAGCCACCACCACCATCAACAGCCGCAGCACGTCCACCAGCACCAGGCACAACAGCGGCGTCCGTCCTCGCCGTCGGACGAGACGAGCAGTTCGTCGGACGACCGCGAGGAGATGGCGCGATCGCTGGTGCGAAGACCCGGACCAGGACACGCCAACAAACACTGGGCGCCCGGTGCAGCTCACGACTTTCGCGGGACGCTCAG GTCGACGCGTAGCGTTCCGGCGCTGGCTTTGGCCACTTGGGATGGCGAGCCCTGTCCCGTTCACGGCCACGGCCCGGCCGCCTTCTATCCTCCGGCACACGGACACCCACCACCCCCAGCCACGCCACAGCAGGGCATGCACCCACCGCCACCCATGTCGGCTCAAGCGACCATGAGGAG GTTCGGCTCCATGTTCGACGTGCGACCCGGTTTCTACCCGCTGACAGCGATGGACCGCAAGTCGATGCACGGCTCCATGAGCGTCCTGAACGTGCCCCCACCCCCTCCCCCAGTGCTGCCCCCGGTGGGTGGCCCCCCTCTACCTCCCATGGGTCCACCGCCGTTCCTGCCGCCGCCGCACCTCATGCCGCCCATGATGCGGCCACGGCCGTACGTGTACCCGGCCGAACCGCTACCCACGAGGGACCCGTACCGCTCAAAGACGCCCGTCCTGCAGGCGCCCAAGATGGAGCAGGACTATTACTCGGTCGACCAG GTGTGTTGCAAGGGTCACCTCATCGTACTCTGGATCATCCTGGCGGTAGTGACGATAGGCGTAATCCTTGGCATAATCCTGGGGGTAACCGTCACCTAA
- the LOC119163464 gene encoding uncharacterized protein LOC119163464 isoform X1: MPSKQWFPDGSDDEDGFYAESVTSQSAWGRYRFHRDPGMLSEPRRTQQQQQQRSSHEDSHQSSSNGRRQPNGTVLSNGHLHQTAWQNSYNRPPSRHNQQHSHHHHQQPQHVHQHQAQQRRPSSPSDETSSSSDDREEMARSLVRRPGPGHANKHWAPGAAHDFRGTLRSTRSVPALALATWDGEPCPVHGHGPAAFYPPAHGHPPPPATPQQGMHPPPPMSAQATMRRFGSMFDVRPGFYPLTAMDRKSMHGSMSVLNVPPPPPPVLPPVGGPPLPPMGPPPFLPPPHLMPPMMRPRPYVYPAEPLPTRDPYRSKTPVLQAPKMEQDYYSVDQVCCKGHLIVLWIILAVVTIGVILGIILGVTVT, encoded by the exons ATGCCTTCGAAGCAGTGGTTTCCCGATGGCTCCGACGACGAAGACGGTTTCTACGCCGAGTCTGTGACCTCCCAGAGCGCCTGGGGAAGGTACAGATTTCACC GTGACCCTGGGATGTTGTCAGAGCCGCGGcgcacgcagcagcagcagcagcagcgctcCTCCCACGAGGACAGTCACCAGTCCTCGTCTAATGGACGCCGCCAGCCCAACGGAACAGTGCTGAGCAACGGACACCTCCACCAGACTGCTTGGCAGAACAGCTACAACAGGCCGCCCAG CCGGCATAACCAGCAGCACAGCCACCACCACCATCAACAGCCGCAGCACGTCCACCAGCACCAGGCACAACAGCGGCGTCCGTCCTCGCCGTCGGACGAGACGAGCAGTTCGTCGGACGACCGCGAGGAGATGGCGCGATCGCTGGTGCGAAGACCCGGACCAGGACACGCCAACAAACACTGGGCGCCCGGTGCAGCTCACGACTTTCGCGGGACGCTCAG GTCGACGCGTAGCGTTCCGGCGCTGGCTTTGGCCACTTGGGATGGCGAGCCCTGTCCCGTTCACGGCCACGGCCCGGCCGCCTTCTATCCTCCGGCACACGGACACCCACCACCCCCAGCCACGCCACAGCAGGGCATGCACCCACCGCCACCCATGTCGGCTCAAGCGACCATGAGGAG GTTCGGCTCCATGTTCGACGTGCGACCCGGTTTCTACCCGCTGACAGCGATGGACCGCAAGTCGATGCACGGCTCCATGAGCGTCCTGAACGTGCCCCCACCCCCTCCCCCAGTGCTGCCCCCGGTGGGTGGCCCCCCTCTACCTCCCATGGGTCCACCGCCGTTCCTGCCGCCGCCGCACCTCATGCCGCCCATGATGCGGCCACGGCCGTACGTGTACCCGGCCGAACCGCTACCCACGAGGGACCCGTACCGCTCAAAGACGCCCGTCCTGCAGGCGCCCAAGATGGAGCAGGACTATTACTCGGTCGACCAG GTGTGTTGCAAGGGTCACCTCATCGTACTCTGGATCATCCTGGCGGTAGTGACGATAGGCGTAATCCTTGGCATAATCCTGGGGGTAACCGTCACCTAA